From bacterium, one genomic window encodes:
- a CDS encoding DEAD/DEAH box helicase yields the protein MPESNQRAFDLLHASIQRKLYDMKWTELRPIQVDAIREIILARSNRIVISAQTAGGKTEAAFLPILSEIVDDCSEGVRALYVGPLKALINDQFRRLEDLCQRASIPVWRWHGDVGQSSKKSLLKSPSGVLLITPESLESMFINRPQHIDKLFRRLSFIVIDEMHSFMGPERGAHLKNLIHRLTPRSREKVGIIGLSATLGDMKHACDWVCLDQSERASLIDDHTEEKSVRYVIHGYLRPKEDRSRDKVAPQGRRAEVRDPEATAADQQLASDIYNAFRGKTALIFANSKVKLEFFADLVSRISQRKGLPNPFRVHHGSLGKGVREDAEGELRSDRPTSVFCSSTLEMGIDVGNVSIIGQIGPPWSVSSLIQRLGRSGRDPNQPSIMRMFIDEYEPGKSTPIVRRLYPGLLQAIAMSELMLQKWCEPPDLGRIHASTLIHQIMSMIAETGGLKADRLFQRLIENGAFKNVSREMFIRVLRCLGDKDVVEQMPEGDLILGIEGERVVRRFDFYAAFRVDEEIRVMHKNKCIGSVLLYPGLAADGFLILAGRRWKILEVDRKRREILVTPSKGGRLPFFSGSHGPDVHPAIRKKMREVLLSAGTIAYLDPQSRELLEYARGVAKDSKLSEACFYREGSTITWFTWTGSRINRTLMALGRFYGNMDVSDEGIALKFDRTSVEKIRETYKGFLERCPTVVELAARFPSLEQEKFDHHLSDALLAEVFANNCLDTEAAKKLIESLNVR from the coding sequence TTGCCCGAGAGCAATCAGAGAGCCTTCGACCTTCTGCATGCCTCGATCCAACGAAAGCTGTACGACATGAAGTGGACCGAGCTTCGGCCAATTCAGGTCGATGCCATTCGAGAGATAATCTTAGCGAGAAGTAATCGCATCGTCATTTCAGCCCAGACAGCGGGCGGCAAAACCGAGGCGGCTTTTCTGCCGATACTTTCAGAGATCGTTGACGACTGCTCTGAGGGCGTCAGGGCGCTTTATGTGGGCCCTTTGAAGGCACTCATTAACGACCAGTTTCGGAGATTAGAGGACCTGTGTCAGCGCGCCTCTATCCCTGTCTGGAGATGGCATGGAGATGTAGGCCAGTCGTCCAAGAAGTCCTTGCTCAAGAGCCCCTCGGGCGTGCTGCTCATCACCCCCGAATCACTGGAATCTATGTTCATCAATCGGCCACAACATATCGATAAATTATTCCGCAGGCTTTCTTTTATTGTTATCGACGAGATGCATTCATTCATGGGCCCAGAGAGGGGAGCACATCTCAAGAACCTCATTCACCGGCTGACCCCCAGATCAAGAGAGAAGGTCGGCATCATTGGTCTTTCTGCCACTCTAGGCGACATGAAGCACGCCTGCGACTGGGTCTGCCTCGATCAGAGCGAGAGGGCTTCCTTAATAGACGATCATACTGAAGAGAAGTCAGTCCGCTACGTGATCCATGGGTATCTTAGGCCGAAGGAAGACCGATCGAGAGATAAGGTGGCGCCACAGGGGAGGCGTGCTGAGGTTCGCGACCCTGAGGCCACAGCTGCCGATCAGCAGCTAGCTTCTGACATCTACAATGCCTTTAGGGGCAAGACAGCGCTAATCTTCGCTAACAGCAAGGTCAAACTGGAGTTCTTTGCCGACCTAGTGAGCAGAATATCTCAGCGCAAAGGGCTACCTAATCCTTTTCGGGTTCATCATGGTTCACTTGGGAAGGGCGTGCGTGAGGATGCCGAGGGTGAACTGCGATCTGATCGCCCCACTTCGGTCTTCTGCTCCAGCACACTCGAGATGGGTATTGATGTCGGGAACGTGTCCATTATTGGCCAAATCGGTCCTCCCTGGTCAGTGAGTTCGCTGATCCAGCGCTTGGGGAGAAGCGGACGTGATCCTAACCAGCCCTCCATAATGAGAATGTTCATCGATGAGTATGAGCCCGGGAAGAGCACTCCAATAGTCAGGCGCCTTTACCCCGGCCTTCTTCAGGCCATAGCGATGTCAGAATTGATGCTTCAGAAGTGGTGTGAGCCCCCAGATCTGGGCAGAATACACGCTTCCACTCTGATACATCAAATAATGAGCATGATCGCTGAGACTGGGGGACTGAAAGCCGACCGGCTTTTTCAGAGGCTAATCGAGAACGGCGCATTCAAGAATGTAAGCAGAGAGATGTTTATCCGGGTCTTGCGCTGCCTTGGAGATAAGGACGTGGTCGAACAGATGCCTGAGGGCGATCTAATCCTCGGAATTGAGGGGGAGCGAGTAGTTAGGAGGTTCGACTTCTACGCCGCCTTTCGGGTTGATGAAGAGATTCGTGTCATGCACAAGAACAAGTGCATTGGAAGCGTACTCCTTTATCCCGGCCTCGCAGCGGATGGCTTCCTTATCCTGGCCGGGCGCCGGTGGAAGATCCTGGAGGTTGACAGAAAGCGAAGGGAGATCCTAGTGACCCCCTCAAAGGGCGGTCGGCTTCCTTTCTTCTCTGGCAGCCACGGACCCGATGTTCATCCCGCTATCAGAAAGAAAATGCGGGAGGTCTTATTGTCGGCTGGGACGATCGCATATCTTGACCCCCAAAGCAGAGAACTCTTGGAATACGCTCGCGGCGTAGCTAAGGATTCCAAGTTGAGCGAGGCCTGCTTCTACAGGGAGGGGTCCACGATTACATGGTTTACATGGACGGGCTCACGCATAAACAGGACCCTGATGGCTCTTGGGCGTTTCTACGGCAATATGGACGTTTCGGACGAAGGCATCGCTCTGAAGTTCGACAGGACCTCAGTAGAGAAGATACGTGAAACCTATAAGGGATTTCTTGAAAGATGTCCCACGGTGGTTGAGTTGGCAGCAAGATTCCCCTCTCTCGAGCAGGAGAAGTTTGACCACCATCTCTCTGATGCTCTGCTAGCCGAGGTTTTTGCGAACAACTGTCTTGACACAGAAGCCGCGAAAAAACTGATTGAATCGCTAAACGTCCGGTGA
- a CDS encoding radical SAM protein, protein MGAFKTVTLIYPRYKWFEANGLAEPLGIMTLVALLKQNGYDVRFHDLTFRDDLSCLDKDVSESDLVGMTVSSPLFGKAKTVMDYITKVNPDATFIAGGPHATFWPHEVLDSGFQYAFQGEAELSFQAFLEAGDEKERKATRGLAYKENGKMVVNERMPFIQDLDTVPFPDRSIIEYEKYIDGRDGWRFEVAMLATRGCNAKCIYCAPSLPLLFGTARSRGPRHVVDELEYVLDAVGRKRRVYFKDDTFTEPGIEWISEFHDLIKERKIKFHWHCNTRADGVTYEMLKLMRDVGCECISFGVESGSPRILKFYRKEVDITVVERAFSWCHKAGIEPTSNVMLGAPMETLEDLEMTYQLIRRIKPDDLTVYYCTAMPGKDIYDWAVENHLLKNEIAYEEFDTALNREVGNVNMHLQHLTIDEINEYKRKIEAYRSRRKLTSPRNVAKWLAELMRSPGEALKKARFVLQKLPVMQTHHHY, encoded by the coding sequence GTGGGTGCTTTCAAAACAGTAACGCTGATATATCCTCGCTACAAGTGGTTCGAGGCCAATGGGCTTGCGGAACCCCTCGGCATTATGACCCTGGTTGCGCTCCTCAAACAGAACGGTTACGACGTCAGGTTCCACGACCTCACGTTCCGGGACGACTTGTCCTGCCTTGACAAAGACGTATCAGAATCTGATCTCGTTGGCATGACGGTTTCCTCTCCTTTGTTTGGCAAGGCCAAGACAGTCATGGACTATATTACGAAGGTGAACCCCGACGCGACGTTCATTGCAGGGGGGCCTCACGCCACGTTCTGGCCTCACGAGGTTCTTGACAGCGGATTTCAATACGCTTTTCAGGGCGAGGCCGAGCTTTCATTTCAGGCTTTCTTGGAAGCAGGGGATGAGAAAGAACGCAAGGCGACCAGAGGACTGGCCTACAAGGAAAATGGCAAGATGGTCGTGAACGAGCGAATGCCGTTCATCCAGGACCTTGATACGGTTCCATTTCCTGACAGGAGCATCATCGAATATGAGAAGTATATTGATGGCCGTGATGGTTGGCGCTTCGAGGTCGCGATGTTAGCGACCCGTGGCTGCAACGCTAAGTGCATCTACTGCGCGCCTTCGCTGCCGTTGTTGTTCGGGACGGCACGCAGCAGGGGTCCCAGACACGTGGTTGACGAGCTGGAATACGTGCTCGACGCCGTTGGCAGGAAACGCCGCGTCTATTTCAAGGACGACACGTTCACGGAGCCTGGCATCGAGTGGATAAGCGAGTTCCACGACTTGATCAAAGAAAGGAAGATCAAGTTTCATTGGCACTGCAATACCAGAGCGGACGGCGTTACCTACGAGATGCTCAAACTGATGAGAGATGTCGGATGCGAGTGCATCAGTTTCGGCGTGGAGAGCGGCTCGCCCAGGATACTCAAGTTTTACCGCAAAGAGGTGGACATCACTGTCGTTGAGCGGGCGTTTTCTTGGTGCCACAAGGCCGGAATCGAGCCTACCTCTAATGTAATGCTCGGGGCACCGATGGAGACTCTGGAGGACCTTGAGATGACCTACCAGCTCATCAGGAGAATAAAGCCCGACGACCTAACCGTCTATTACTGCACCGCGATGCCCGGCAAGGACATTTACGACTGGGCCGTGGAGAACCACCTTCTCAAGAATGAGATAGCCTATGAGGAGTTTGACACCGCTCTCAACCGCGAGGTCGGCAACGTCAACATGCACTTGCAGCACCTGACGATTGATGAGATCAACGAATACAAGCGCAAGATCGAGGCCTACAGGTCCCGGAGAAAACTCACCTCGCCTCGCAACGTCGCCAAGTGGCTGGCGGAGCTCATGAGGTCCCCGGGCGAGGCGCTTAAGAAGGCGAGGTTCGTCCTGCAAAAACTACCTGTCATGCAGACCCACCACCACTACTAG